A genomic segment from Barrientosiimonas humi encodes:
- a CDS encoding copper transporter produces MIDFRYHLVSIVAVFLALATGLVIGATSLQDQVAGTLQGQVTQLRGEKQGLRNQLDQSAEAGRRQDQFVTDVTPQVVSGQLARRNVVVITLPGTPDALVRSTEDTLRKAGATPTGRVEVDESWIEGSQGERTAALRRAAGEQGTDPQAVPANRLGGLVLAEAVSVRQDNPGDRATNPGLDVLVEAGLVSATPDAPRRADSAVVLWPGLSAPDGENRVVPAWADLVTAVGLSGRPVVGVSNGTPDPATGAPDGLVSALRDSAEVSGAMSTIDDGARPVGQVAMVLALREEYAGRSGHYGLDKDASAVAPKVESP; encoded by the coding sequence GTGATCGACTTCCGCTATCACCTGGTCTCGATCGTGGCGGTGTTCCTCGCGCTCGCGACCGGCCTGGTGATCGGTGCGACCTCGCTGCAGGACCAGGTGGCCGGGACCCTGCAGGGGCAGGTCACCCAGCTGCGCGGCGAGAAGCAGGGGCTGCGCAACCAGCTCGACCAGTCGGCCGAGGCCGGCCGGCGGCAGGACCAGTTCGTCACCGACGTGACCCCGCAGGTGGTGAGCGGCCAGCTCGCCCGGCGCAACGTCGTCGTGATCACGCTGCCCGGCACCCCCGACGCGCTGGTGCGCAGCACCGAGGACACGCTGCGCAAGGCCGGGGCCACGCCCACGGGGCGCGTCGAGGTCGACGAGTCGTGGATCGAGGGGTCGCAGGGCGAGCGCACCGCCGCGCTGCGCCGGGCCGCGGGCGAGCAGGGCACCGACCCGCAGGCCGTCCCGGCCAACCGGCTCGGCGGCCTGGTGCTGGCCGAGGCGGTCAGCGTGCGGCAGGACAACCCCGGCGACCGCGCCACCAACCCCGGTCTCGACGTGCTCGTGGAGGCCGGACTGGTGAGCGCCACGCCCGACGCGCCGCGCCGGGCCGACTCGGCGGTGGTGCTGTGGCCGGGGCTGTCCGCGCCCGACGGGGAGAACCGCGTCGTACCGGCCTGGGCCGACCTGGTGACCGCCGTCGGCCTGTCGGGACGGCCGGTCGTGGGCGTCTCCAACGGCACCCCCGACCCCGCCACTGGCGCACCCGACGGCCTGGTCTCCGCGCTGCGCGACAGCGCCGAGGTCAGCGGGGCGATGAGCACGATCGACGACGGCGCCCGGCCCGTCGGGCAGGTGGCCATGGTGCTCGCGCTGCGCGAGGAGTACGCCGGCCGCTCCGGCCACTACGGGCTCGACAAGGACGCCTCGGCCGTCGCGCCCAAGGTGGAGTCGCCGTAG
- a CDS encoding NUDIX domain-containing protein: protein MSGADEVSGPRGETPGEGPLADVIDPRPVRSHELVHEGIVWSLVRDEVDLGESGVVTREFVDHPGAVGCVALDDRERVLLIQQYRHPVGMRDWELPAGLLDVEGEQPWLAAARELAEEADFAADEWHVLADWMNSPGGSSENWRCFLARGLRALPDAHAREHEEADIVVRWVPLDEAVEAVLTGRLHNACTVAGVLAAYAARARGWQTLRPHDAPWPEHPAFR, encoded by the coding sequence GTGAGCGGGGCGGACGAGGTGAGCGGGCCGCGGGGCGAGACGCCAGGCGAGGGTCCGCTGGCCGACGTGATCGACCCGCGCCCGGTGCGCTCGCACGAGCTGGTGCACGAGGGCATCGTGTGGTCGCTCGTGCGCGACGAGGTGGACCTCGGCGAATCCGGTGTGGTGACAAGGGAGTTCGTCGACCACCCGGGGGCCGTCGGCTGCGTGGCGCTCGACGACCGGGAGCGGGTGCTGCTGATCCAGCAGTACCGCCACCCGGTCGGCATGCGCGACTGGGAGCTGCCCGCGGGGTTGCTCGACGTCGAGGGCGAGCAGCCGTGGCTCGCGGCCGCGCGCGAGCTCGCCGAGGAGGCGGACTTCGCGGCCGACGAGTGGCACGTCCTCGCCGACTGGATGAACAGCCCCGGTGGCTCCAGCGAGAACTGGCGCTGCTTCCTCGCGCGGGGTCTGCGGGCGCTGCCCGACGCGCACGCGCGCGAGCACGAGGAGGCCGACATCGTCGTGCGCTGGGTGCCCCTCGACGAGGCGGTCGAGGCGGTCCTGACCGGCCGGCTGCACAACGCGTGCACGGTGGCCGGGGTGCTGGCGGCCTACGCCGCACGCGCCCGCGGGTGGCAGACGCTGCGGCCGCACGACGCGCCCTGGCCGGAGCATCCGGCGTTCCGGTGA
- a CDS encoding CTP synthase, which yields MVEHTKHIFVTGGVASSLGKGLTASSLGHLLRARGLRVTMQKLDPYLNVDPGTMNPFQHGEVFVTDDGAETDLDIGHYERFLDVDLRGSANVTTGQIYSSVIAKERRGEYLGDTVQVIPHITNEIKARMRAEAEIEDPPDIIITEIGGTVGDIESLPFLESARQVRQDLGRDNVFFLHVSLVPYIAPSGELKTKPTQHSVAALRQVGIQPDGLVLRADREIPEDIKRKISRMCDVDEEGCAAAVDAPSIYDIPKVLHRERLDAYVVRRLGLPFRDVDWDDWNDLLGRVHRPEHEVEVALVGKYIDLPDAYLSVTEALRAGGFHHDAKTRIRWVKSDDCRTPAGAAKALGGVDAVLVPGGFGVRGIEGKLGALRWAREQQVPTLGICLGLQCMVIEFARDVAGIEGASSTEFDPDTPAPVVATMEEQKAYVEGAGDLGGTMRLGAQPADLLAGSVAAEAYGSTSVTERHRHRYEVNGGFVDQLEQAGLVVSGRHPELGLVEFVELPRDVHPYYVSTQAHPEFKSRPDRAHPLFAGLIGAALEAQRSTRLVEVERPKPASDGEGDGAAGDGAAAEQQAEFVSPS from the coding sequence GTGGTGGAGCACACGAAGCACATCTTTGTGACCGGAGGCGTGGCCTCTTCGCTCGGCAAGGGGCTCACCGCCTCGAGCCTCGGACATCTCCTGCGAGCGCGCGGTCTGCGCGTGACGATGCAGAAGCTGGACCCTTATCTGAACGTCGATCCTGGGACGATGAACCCGTTCCAGCACGGCGAGGTGTTCGTCACCGACGACGGCGCCGAGACCGACCTCGACATCGGTCACTACGAGCGCTTCCTCGACGTCGACCTGCGCGGCAGCGCGAACGTGACGACGGGGCAGATCTACTCCAGCGTGATCGCCAAGGAGCGTCGCGGCGAGTACCTCGGTGACACGGTGCAGGTGATCCCGCACATCACCAACGAGATCAAGGCGCGCATGCGGGCCGAGGCGGAGATCGAGGACCCGCCGGACATCATCATCACCGAGATCGGCGGCACCGTCGGCGACATCGAGAGCCTGCCGTTCCTGGAGTCGGCCCGGCAGGTGCGCCAGGACCTCGGCCGCGACAACGTCTTCTTCCTGCACGTCTCGCTCGTGCCCTACATCGCGCCGAGCGGCGAGCTGAAGACCAAGCCGACGCAGCACTCGGTGGCGGCGCTGCGCCAGGTCGGCATCCAGCCCGACGGGCTCGTGCTGCGCGCCGACCGGGAGATCCCCGAGGACATCAAGCGCAAGATCTCGCGGATGTGCGACGTCGACGAGGAGGGCTGCGCCGCGGCCGTCGACGCCCCGAGCATCTACGACATCCCCAAGGTGCTGCACCGTGAGCGGCTCGACGCCTACGTCGTGCGCCGACTCGGGCTGCCCTTCCGCGACGTCGACTGGGACGACTGGAACGACCTGCTCGGCCGGGTGCACCGCCCCGAGCACGAGGTCGAGGTCGCGCTGGTCGGCAAGTACATCGACCTGCCCGACGCCTACCTGTCGGTCACCGAGGCGTTGCGTGCCGGCGGCTTCCACCACGACGCGAAGACCAGGATCCGGTGGGTCAAGAGCGACGACTGCCGTACGCCCGCGGGCGCGGCCAAGGCGCTCGGCGGCGTCGACGCCGTGCTCGTGCCCGGCGGCTTCGGCGTGCGCGGCATCGAGGGCAAGCTCGGCGCGCTGCGCTGGGCGCGCGAGCAGCAGGTGCCGACGCTCGGCATCTGCCTCGGGCTGCAGTGCATGGTGATCGAGTTCGCGCGCGACGTCGCCGGCATCGAGGGCGCCTCGTCGACCGAGTTCGACCCCGACACCCCCGCTCCGGTGGTCGCGACGATGGAGGAGCAGAAGGCGTACGTCGAGGGCGCGGGTGACCTCGGCGGCACCATGCGGCTGGGCGCGCAGCCGGCCGACCTGCTGGCCGGGTCGGTCGCGGCCGAGGCCTACGGGTCGACGTCGGTGACCGAGCGGCACCGCCACCGCTACGAGGTGAACGGCGGGTTCGTCGACCAGCTCGAGCAGGCCGGCCTCGTGGTCTCCGGGCGGCACCCGGAGCTGGGGCTCGTGGAGTTCGTCGAGCTCCCGCGTGACGTGCACCCCTACTACGTCTCCACGCAGGCGCACCCGGAGTTCAAGAGCCGGCCCGACCGGGCCCACCCGCTGTTCGCGGGGCTGATCGGTGCCGCGCTCGAGGCACAGCGCTCCACGCGGCTGGTCGAGGTCGAGCGGCCCAAGCCGGCGTCCGACGGTGAGGGTGACGGTGCGGCCGGTGACGGCGCGGCTGCGGAGCAGCAGGCCGAGTTCGTGTCGCCGTCGTGA
- a CDS encoding ATP-binding protein, with protein sequence MAHEFGPLLRSLRRQAGLTQEQLALASGLSVDGIGALERGHRLRPRRDTISLLVAALGLDQDDAATLQSAAVPPRRKPPRAAERRRVGWTGTPHQLPAAPSVLVGRETLASDIESSLTGPTGRAGARPRVVALTGMGGIGKTALALVVAHRAAPQFPDGQLYLDLRGHGRAAGLSLTDALAHLLTSLGLHADDVPVDEDRALAAYRTRTSGSRLLVVLDNARDAAQVDALLPSGSENAVVVTSRASLGAQLEARQHALSPLPEDVARELLAERVGHQRMSSDEPASRTVIASCAGLPLALRIVAARMQARPQWAVSDVAQRLADRDTRLTELDSQGLAVATSLGDSVDQLRGSPDPTDQDAAELWLTMGVMPAPQVGLSGISHACSWPPDRTERAVERLAEVSLLEEPAPGRFRMHDLVHDLAHRRAGAELGRAEQDVRRRAALAHYVALAWRSRSLVRSTPEGFDDDSITAGMDPECSPRDCLAVIDEESEQLLRLLDEAGDDDKSAELIPLLALGLVSLFVTRVDNTRWADTLAFALDRVPQEATDARVWLLQDLAMAHSGRGQHDLALRSAERAADLAGATGRREAEAAALNACAIALRRLGRLTEALDVCGRALVLFEREGDVRGQAIGLRDMGQLHFQNGDLETGIGFARRSLAIYEQIDVPRGLTMSHLNLGVMLRERGDLTDALHHLALAVSLSRDVGDLALETEALDELGEWHLLAGDAREGITVLRDGLAVIADHGSGQWEASIRRRLAIALESLGRPAEADEQWGAALRICEQRSESDQAAQLRQEWARCRAERAPASRDGT encoded by the coding sequence ATGGCCCACGAGTTCGGCCCGTTGCTGCGCTCCCTCCGCCGCCAGGCCGGGCTGACCCAGGAGCAGCTGGCCTTGGCGTCAGGGCTGAGCGTCGACGGCATCGGGGCGCTCGAACGCGGCCATCGGCTTCGTCCCCGTCGCGACACGATCTCCCTGCTGGTCGCGGCGCTGGGCCTCGACCAGGACGACGCCGCCACGTTGCAGTCCGCGGCCGTCCCCCCGCGCCGCAAACCCCCGCGCGCGGCCGAGCGTCGCCGCGTCGGATGGACCGGAACTCCGCACCAGCTGCCGGCTGCTCCCTCGGTGCTGGTCGGACGCGAGACGCTCGCGTCCGACATCGAGTCCAGCCTGACCGGACCGACGGGTCGTGCCGGCGCACGCCCGCGCGTCGTCGCGCTCACCGGCATGGGCGGCATCGGCAAGACCGCGCTGGCCCTCGTCGTCGCGCACCGTGCGGCACCGCAGTTCCCGGACGGCCAGCTCTACCTCGACCTGCGGGGGCACGGCAGGGCAGCCGGGCTCTCGCTCACCGACGCCCTCGCCCACCTCCTGACCTCGCTCGGGCTGCACGCCGACGACGTCCCCGTCGACGAGGACCGAGCCCTCGCTGCCTACCGCACCCGCACCAGCGGCTCACGCCTGCTGGTGGTCCTCGACAACGCCCGCGACGCCGCCCAGGTCGATGCCTTGCTGCCGAGCGGTTCCGAGAACGCGGTCGTGGTCACCTCGCGCGCCAGTCTGGGCGCCCAGCTCGAGGCGCGGCAGCATGCCCTCAGCCCGCTCCCTGAGGACGTGGCTCGCGAGCTGTTGGCCGAGCGCGTCGGCCACCAGCGCATGTCATCCGACGAACCCGCGAGCCGAACAGTGATCGCCAGCTGCGCCGGGCTTCCACTCGCCCTGCGCATCGTGGCCGCTCGGATGCAGGCGAGGCCGCAGTGGGCCGTGTCCGACGTGGCACAGCGGCTTGCCGATCGCGACACCCGACTCACCGAGCTGGACAGTCAGGGCCTCGCCGTGGCGACTTCGCTCGGCGACTCGGTCGACCAGCTGCGGGGCAGCCCCGACCCGACCGACCAGGACGCCGCGGAGCTGTGGCTGACCATGGGCGTCATGCCCGCGCCCCAGGTGGGCCTGAGCGGCATCTCGCACGCCTGTTCCTGGCCGCCCGACCGGACCGAGCGGGCCGTCGAGCGTCTCGCCGAGGTGAGCCTGCTGGAGGAGCCCGCGCCCGGCCGGTTCCGGATGCACGACCTGGTTCACGACCTGGCCCACCGCCGAGCAGGCGCTGAGCTCGGCCGAGCCGAGCAGGACGTACGTCGGCGTGCGGCGCTCGCGCACTACGTCGCTCTCGCGTGGCGCAGCCGCAGCCTCGTGCGGTCCACCCCAGAGGGGTTCGACGACGACTCCATCACCGCCGGTATGGACCCGGAGTGCTCGCCCCGCGACTGCCTGGCCGTGATCGACGAGGAGTCCGAGCAGCTGCTCCGGCTCCTCGACGAGGCGGGTGACGACGACAAGAGCGCCGAGCTGATCCCGCTGCTGGCACTGGGGTTGGTCTCCTTGTTCGTCACTCGGGTCGACAACACCCGGTGGGCCGACACCCTGGCCTTCGCCCTGGATCGCGTGCCGCAGGAGGCGACCGACGCACGGGTGTGGCTGCTGCAGGACCTCGCCATGGCGCACTCGGGACGCGGCCAGCACGACCTTGCCCTGCGCAGCGCCGAGCGCGCCGCCGACCTGGCCGGTGCCACCGGCCGCCGCGAGGCCGAAGCGGCTGCGCTGAACGCCTGCGCCATCGCGCTGCGGCGGCTCGGGCGGCTGACCGAGGCCCTCGACGTGTGCGGCCGCGCGCTGGTCCTCTTCGAGCGGGAGGGCGACGTCCGGGGTCAGGCGATCGGACTGCGTGACATGGGGCAGCTGCACTTCCAGAACGGCGACCTCGAGACCGGGATCGGCTTCGCGCGCCGGTCGCTGGCGATCTACGAGCAGATCGACGTGCCCCGCGGGCTCACGATGTCCCACCTCAACCTGGGGGTGATGCTGCGCGAGCGAGGCGACCTCACCGACGCGCTGCACCACCTTGCTCTGGCGGTCTCGCTCAGCCGTGACGTCGGCGACCTGGCGCTGGAGACCGAGGCGCTGGACGAGCTGGGCGAGTGGCACCTGCTCGCCGGGGACGCCCGCGAGGGCATCACCGTGCTCCGGGACGGCCTCGCGGTCATCGCCGACCACGGCAGTGGGCAGTGGGAGGCGAGCATCCGGCGACGCCTCGCGATCGCCCTGGAGAGCCTGGGCCGCCCGGCCGAGGCCGACGAGCAGTGGGGCGCGGCACTGCGCATCTGCGAGCAGCGCAGCGAGTCGGACCAGGCCGCACAGCTGCGGCAGGAATGGGCTCGCTGCCGCGCGGAGCGAGCACCGGCGAGCCGGGACGGGACCTGA
- a CDS encoding D-Ala-D-Ala carboxypeptidase family metallohydrolase, which yields MNRQMTKRLTATAALALGMAGLGVATAGEASAAQACESWTTLKRYDTGAGVTELQKRLAGWVEYDDIMLVDGSYGPQTQKAVARFQKAYGITVTAQESGQAGTATIAKLRSLTDSDCTPINFTYAEVSKNCGKGFTGSASVKENLRRSMWQAQALRRQLGDKPLNVTSGFRDSACNSASGGSSDSQHLTGRALDLVPTSGLTYCNIARQARYAGYGGIKGPGYPGHSNHVHVDYWDANTWKAPECGI from the coding sequence ATGAACCGACAGATGACGAAGCGGCTGACCGCAACGGCCGCGCTCGCGCTCGGGATGGCAGGGCTGGGGGTGGCGACGGCCGGCGAGGCCTCGGCCGCCCAGGCCTGCGAGTCGTGGACCACGCTGAAGCGCTACGACACCGGGGCCGGAGTGACCGAGCTGCAGAAGCGGCTCGCCGGGTGGGTCGAGTACGACGACATCATGCTGGTCGACGGCAGCTACGGACCGCAGACCCAGAAGGCTGTCGCCCGGTTCCAGAAGGCGTACGGCATCACGGTCACGGCCCAGGAGAGTGGGCAGGCCGGAACAGCGACGATCGCCAAGCTGCGCTCGTTGACCGACTCGGACTGCACCCCGATCAACTTCACCTACGCCGAGGTCAGCAAGAACTGCGGCAAGGGCTTCACCGGCAGCGCGTCGGTGAAGGAGAACCTGCGCCGCTCGATGTGGCAGGCCCAGGCGCTGCGTCGGCAGCTCGGTGACAAGCCGCTCAACGTGACGTCGGGCTTCCGGGACAGCGCCTGCAACAGTGCCAGCGGGGGCAGCTCGGACAGCCAGCACCTGACCGGGCGCGCGCTCGATCTGGTGCCGACCTCGGGGCTCACCTACTGCAACATCGCGCGGCAGGCGCGGTACGCCGGCTACGGCGGCATCAAGGGCCCGGGCTACCCCGGCCACAGCAACCACGTGCACGTCGACTACTGGGACGCCAACACCTGGAAGGCTCCGGAATGCGGGATCTGA
- a CDS encoding lipid II flippase MurJ, with product MSDAARDRATGIAAAAGLVAAVTLASRVVGFARWLVFSGTVGGTCVGETYATANQLPNVLFEVAAGGALAAVVIPLVGRALARQDRAEADRIASALLTWALAVLLPLGVLLALLAVPLTGALLGDGGTCESAARDDLAVRMLLVFAPQVPLYAVAIVLAGVLQAHKRFLAAALAPLLSSLVVIAGYVAYGVLDGSAAGDPARLPGAAELALSGGTTLGVVALSLPLLIPVRRAGIRLRPTLRFPEGTARRAGRLAGAGMLALAAQQVAVVATLWVTNHWGDRGAVNVYTYVQTVYLLPYAVLAVPLATVAFPSLVGAHDGDDAPAAVLTRGLRGVLAAGALGAAVLLAAAPAVGAFFTALDVSHGSAAGSSLPAMAGALTAYAPGLLGFAVAALLQRAAYARGATWAAGAAVAAGWLVAAVVPLVLVREPVGSARALEVLGWSSTAGMTLSALLLLVVVSRVWGAGAVTAAGRTAVAALLAAVAAALLGRAFAERVGGEGLWAAVGSGLVAGGVTVVVFAAIALRADPGLARLLRGRVSRGSSP from the coding sequence GTGAGCGACGCCGCGCGGGACCGGGCCACGGGGATCGCCGCAGCCGCCGGGCTGGTGGCTGCGGTCACGCTGGCCTCACGCGTCGTGGGGTTCGCGCGCTGGCTGGTCTTCTCCGGCACGGTCGGTGGCACCTGCGTGGGCGAGACGTACGCCACCGCCAACCAGCTCCCGAACGTGCTGTTCGAGGTGGCCGCCGGCGGTGCGCTGGCCGCCGTCGTCATCCCGCTCGTCGGGCGCGCGCTGGCCCGGCAGGACCGGGCCGAGGCCGATCGCATCGCCTCGGCCCTGCTCACCTGGGCGCTCGCGGTGCTGCTGCCGCTCGGGGTGCTGCTGGCGCTGCTGGCGGTGCCGCTCACCGGTGCGCTGCTCGGCGACGGCGGCACCTGCGAGAGCGCCGCGCGCGACGACCTCGCCGTGCGGATGCTGCTGGTGTTCGCGCCCCAGGTCCCGCTGTACGCCGTCGCGATCGTGCTCGCCGGCGTGCTGCAGGCGCACAAGCGGTTCCTCGCCGCCGCGCTGGCGCCGCTGCTGTCGAGCCTCGTGGTGATCGCGGGCTACGTCGCCTACGGCGTGCTCGACGGGTCCGCCGCGGGCGACCCGGCGCGGCTGCCCGGTGCGGCCGAGCTGGCGCTGAGCGGCGGCACCACGCTGGGCGTCGTGGCGCTGAGCCTGCCGCTGCTGATCCCGGTGCGGCGCGCGGGCATCCGGCTGCGCCCGACGCTGCGCTTCCCCGAGGGCACGGCGCGCCGCGCCGGTCGGCTCGCCGGCGCGGGCATGCTCGCGCTGGCCGCGCAGCAGGTCGCCGTGGTGGCGACGCTGTGGGTCACCAACCACTGGGGCGACCGCGGTGCGGTCAACGTCTACACCTACGTGCAGACCGTCTACCTCCTGCCGTACGCCGTGCTCGCCGTGCCGCTCGCGACCGTCGCCTTCCCGAGCCTCGTCGGGGCGCACGACGGCGACGACGCGCCCGCCGCGGTGCTGACCCGGGGGCTGCGGGGCGTGCTGGCGGCCGGGGCGCTGGGGGCGGCGGTGCTGCTCGCGGCGGCGCCCGCGGTCGGGGCGTTCTTCACCGCGCTCGACGTGAGCCACGGCTCGGCCGCGGGCTCGAGCCTGCCGGCGATGGCGGGCGCGCTCACGGCGTATGCCCCCGGCCTGCTGGGCTTCGCCGTCGCCGCGCTGCTGCAGCGGGCGGCCTACGCCCGCGGCGCGACCTGGGCGGCCGGCGCCGCGGTGGCGGCCGGGTGGCTGGTCGCCGCGGTCGTGCCGCTGGTGCTGGTGCGCGAGCCGGTGGGGTCGGCCCGGGCGCTGGAGGTGCTCGGGTGGAGCAGCACGGCGGGCATGACGCTCAGCGCGCTGCTGCTGCTGGTCGTGGTCTCGCGGGTGTGGGGTGCCGGTGCGGTCACCGCGGCGGGGCGTACGGCCGTGGCCGCGCTCCTCGCCGCCGTCGCCGCCGCGCTGCTCGGGCGGGCGTTCGCCGAGCGCGTCGGGGGAGAGGGGCTGTGGGCGGCGGTGGGCAGCGGGCTGGTCGCCGGTGGCGTGACGGTCGTGGTGTTCGCCGCGATCGCGCTGCGGGCCGACCCGGGGCTGGCGAGGCTGCTGCGCGGGCGCGTCTCGAGAGGCAGCAGTCCGTGA
- a CDS encoding chloramphenicol phosphotransferase CPT family protein, with protein sequence MTPAYVPDRAGRLVLLNGPSSVGKSSVARAFADAQPTPWVVFPVDLLHAQRSRPDLTAPRDDMDEESWQRLFRRTRAGYHRALAGLLEAGLDVVGDHVLSEPWRIADLVEVLADADVLLVHLTAEPEILAARERERDDREPGVALAQRDLVYAHGEHDLEVDTTRRSPEQVAAEIARLLAAPPASRAFDRLHRP encoded by the coding sequence GTGACTCCGGCGTACGTGCCGGACCGGGCCGGGCGGCTGGTGCTGCTCAACGGCCCGTCGAGCGTCGGAAAGTCCTCTGTCGCAAGGGCGTTCGCGGACGCTCAGCCGACGCCGTGGGTCGTCTTCCCGGTCGACCTGCTGCACGCGCAGCGGTCCAGGCCCGACCTGACGGCGCCACGCGACGACATGGACGAGGAGTCGTGGCAGCGCCTCTTCCGGCGGACTCGCGCCGGGTATCACCGCGCTCTCGCCGGCCTGCTCGAGGCCGGGCTGGACGTCGTGGGGGACCACGTGCTCAGCGAGCCGTGGCGCATCGCCGACCTGGTGGAGGTGCTGGCGGACGCAGACGTGCTGCTGGTGCACCTGACGGCGGAGCCGGAGATCCTGGCCGCCCGGGAGCGTGAGCGCGACGACCGTGAACCGGGCGTGGCGCTGGCGCAGCGCGACCTCGTCTATGCCCACGGCGAGCACGATCTGGAGGTCGACACGACACGGCGCAGCCCCGAGCAGGTCGCCGCCGAGATCGCCCGGCTGCTGGCGGCGCCGCCCGCGAGCCGGGCGTTCGACCGGTTGCACCGACCCTGA
- a CDS encoding penicillin-insensitive murein endopeptidase — MRDLIAVRGRGSRAAASLTLAMVVGAGALGAGGAQASAAPPPADTAVTAATPVVAFPQVQRFNRGVDVQAVQYLLQAAGHPGVTADGVFGPGTQTAVEDFQTAHGLEPDGKVGPLTWGELTSDVASGSNASAVRAVQVLLNKKRGAGLQVDGMFGPGTRAAVTAFQSHARVAPTGVVDAATWKALAWHYAKPSTTNICDQDPDGNTDANWGTGSSIGQFEAAARQFATTGQGKVPFGDISHEHGGDIAGHVSHELGVDIDVWPIRTDGAQCSAGRITWESPTYDRAATRRLVQAIRETAPGDRVALIFFNDPVLISEGLTTRYDNHDNHLHVRYR; from the coding sequence ATGCGGGATCTGATTGCCGTGCGCGGCCGCGGTTCCCGGGCGGCGGCGTCCCTGACCCTGGCGATGGTCGTCGGGGCCGGGGCGCTCGGCGCGGGTGGCGCTCAGGCGTCGGCGGCCCCGCCCCCGGCGGACACGGCGGTGACGGCTGCGACGCCCGTGGTCGCCTTCCCTCAGGTCCAACGGTTCAACCGTGGGGTCGACGTGCAGGCGGTGCAGTACCTGCTGCAGGCGGCGGGGCATCCTGGGGTGACCGCTGACGGTGTCTTCGGTCCCGGAACCCAGACCGCGGTCGAGGATTTCCAGACGGCGCACGGGCTGGAGCCGGACGGCAAGGTCGGTCCGCTCACCTGGGGCGAGCTGACGTCAGACGTCGCGTCCGGCAGCAACGCCTCGGCCGTTCGGGCCGTGCAGGTGCTGCTCAACAAGAAGCGTGGTGCCGGGCTGCAGGTGGACGGCATGTTCGGGCCCGGCACCCGGGCCGCGGTCACCGCCTTCCAGTCGCACGCTCGGGTGGCGCCGACCGGGGTGGTGGACGCCGCGACCTGGAAGGCGCTCGCCTGGCACTACGCCAAGCCCTCGACGACGAACATCTGCGACCAGGACCCGGACGGCAACACCGACGCCAACTGGGGGACCGGTTCGTCGATCGGCCAGTTCGAGGCAGCCGCAAGGCAGTTCGCCACCACGGGACAAGGCAAGGTGCCCTTCGGCGACATCAGCCACGAGCACGGCGGCGACATCGCTGGGCACGTGAGTCACGAGCTCGGCGTGGACATCGACGTGTGGCCGATCCGGACCGACGGTGCCCAGTGCAGCGCCGGCCGGATCACCTGGGAGTCGCCGACGTACGACCGGGCAGCCACCCGACGGCTCGTCCAGGCCATCCGGGAGACCGCGCCCGGTGACCGGGTTGCGCTGATCTTCTTCAACGACCCGGTGCTGATCAGCGAGGGCCTCACCACGCGGTACGACAATCACGACAACCATCTGCACGTGCGCTACCGCTGA
- a CDS encoding glycosyltransferase family 4 protein yields the protein MSGRVLQVVGLVAGGAGRHVHELVVGLVGAGWRVGVACPAPVEQQYAFADAGADVTEVEIADRPQPADLRTVRRLRAAAAEAQVVHAHGLRAGALVCLGVRRDVPVVVTLHNAAPAGRLSARLFGLLTRVVARRADVVLAVSPDLERLMRARGARDVRPAVVAAAPGRRAGRLAEDVRRELGDPALLALTVARLAEQKGLDTLLDAAAAVDPELDVLLAVAGDGPLRDRLQERVGAEGLPVVLLGRRDDVPDLMAAADLAVSAARWEGQPVWLQEALQAGLPVVASDAGGTAQVLGGAGLLVPPGDATALAAAITRVYGDDELRRSLAAQAVSRAERLPDRDAAVAAAVEVYESLVRGTARDDVH from the coding sequence GTGAGCGGGCGGGTGCTGCAGGTCGTCGGCCTCGTCGCCGGTGGCGCCGGGCGGCACGTGCACGAGCTGGTGGTGGGGCTGGTGGGCGCCGGCTGGCGCGTCGGGGTGGCCTGCCCGGCGCCGGTCGAGCAGCAGTACGCCTTCGCCGACGCAGGTGCCGACGTGACCGAGGTAGAGATCGCCGACCGGCCGCAGCCGGCCGACCTGCGCACCGTGCGGCGGCTGCGCGCGGCCGCGGCCGAGGCGCAGGTGGTGCACGCGCACGGGCTGCGCGCCGGGGCGCTGGTCTGCCTGGGGGTCCGGCGCGACGTGCCGGTGGTCGTGACGCTGCACAACGCCGCGCCGGCCGGGCGGCTGTCTGCTCGGCTGTTCGGGCTGCTGACGCGGGTCGTGGCGCGCCGGGCCGACGTCGTGCTCGCCGTGTCGCCCGATCTGGAGCGGCTCATGCGCGCGCGGGGTGCGCGTGACGTGCGGCCGGCCGTCGTCGCGGCCGCGCCGGGGCGACGGGCGGGGAGACTGGCCGAGGACGTACGGCGGGAGCTGGGTGATCCTGCCCTGCTCGCGCTGACGGTCGCGCGGCTCGCCGAGCAGAAGGGCCTCGACACGCTGCTCGACGCCGCGGCCGCGGTCGACCCCGAGCTGGACGTGCTGCTCGCGGTCGCGGGGGACGGTCCGCTGCGCGACCGGCTGCAGGAGCGGGTGGGTGCGGAGGGGCTGCCCGTGGTGCTGCTGGGCCGGCGTGACGACGTGCCCGACCTGATGGCCGCCGCCGACCTCGCCGTGTCGGCCGCGCGGTGGGAGGGGCAGCCGGTGTGGCTGCAGGAGGCGCTGCAGGCGGGCCTGCCCGTCGTCGCGAGCGATGCCGGCGGCACGGCCCAGGTGCTCGGCGGCGCCGGTCTGCTGGTGCCGCCGGGCGACGCGACGGCGCTCGCGGCGGCGATCACCCGCGTGTACGGCGACGACGAGCTGCGCAGATCCCTTGCCGCACAAGCGGTTTCGCGCGCCGAACGACTTCCCGACCGGGATGCGGCGGTGGCGGCGGCCGTCGAGGTCTACGAGAGTCTCGTCCGAGGCACGGCCCGCGATGACGTACACTGA